Proteins found in one Cetobacterium somerae genomic segment:
- a CDS encoding patatin-like phospholipase family protein, translated as MKKLRILSIDGGGVKGIIPAIICEYLENEISKKVGQKVYLHEYFDLIVGTSTGGILGALYTSPNYHSAQEIVELYKNCGDKIFKKNIIRRVSSFGGILRPKYSTKALEELAESLFGDINLSDTVKPFMSTSYDLIRAKEIFFDSLNAKRKPLKNFKLKDVVIATSSAPVYFNAKRLISLNNDIYNCIDGGIFANNPALIAYAEARNIDFKKHLKEDKPSFPGSDDMILISIGTGKKEGYKNYEHLKTKGGAKWVVPIIDILFSAQSNTDDFVLRKIFDSSKNKWNYYRLNPRLYKASLELDNKSKDNIENLSHDAYEFIKNNKDKLDDIVLQLILNH; from the coding sequence ATGAAAAAACTTAGAATTTTATCTATTGATGGTGGTGGTGTAAAAGGAATTATTCCAGCTATTATTTGTGAATACTTGGAAAATGAAATTTCAAAAAAGGTAGGACAAAAAGTATATCTTCATGAATATTTTGATTTAATTGTAGGAACAAGTACTGGTGGTATTCTTGGAGCCCTTTATACATCACCTAATTATCATAGTGCTCAAGAAATTGTAGAGCTTTATAAAAATTGTGGAGATAAAATTTTTAAAAAAAATATAATAAGAAGGGTTTCATCTTTTGGTGGAATCCTTCGTCCTAAATACTCTACAAAAGCTCTTGAAGAACTAGCAGAATCCCTATTTGGAGATATCAATTTAAGTGATACCGTAAAACCTTTCATGTCAACCTCTTATGACTTAATTAGAGCTAAAGAAATATTTTTTGATAGTTTAAACGCTAAAAGAAAACCTTTGAAAAATTTCAAACTAAAAGATGTTGTTATAGCCACTTCATCAGCTCCTGTTTATTTTAATGCTAAAAGATTAATATCTCTAAATAATGATATTTATAATTGTATTGATGGAGGAATTTTTGCTAACAATCCAGCTCTTATTGCATATGCTGAAGCTAGAAATATTGATTTTAAAAAACATCTAAAAGAGGATAAGCCATCTTTTCCTGGATCTGATGACATGATTCTTATCTCTATTGGAACAGGTAAAAAAGAAGGGTACAAAAACTATGAACACCTTAAAACTAAAGGTGGTGCAAAATGGGTAGTCCCTATTATCGATATTCTTTTCTCAGCACAATCTAATACAGATGATTTCGTTTTGAGAAAAATATTTGATTCATCTAAAAATAAATGGAACTACTATAGATTAAATCCTAGATTATACAAAGCTTCTTTAGAGCTCGACAATAAATCTAAAGATAATATTGAAAACCTTTCTCATGACGCTTAT
- a CDS encoding glycosyl hydrolase family 18 protein, translating into MNTLEIQNIKSHFTNVLNHYNNLKKRFVDAGNELESLNIQLIELKNKINSLNMESSIIYFFEIKELLSNVEKNIFDLDGDTIPPEPPVDPEIIVPTIGTVELTTTEKKASVVTKSISDSQNRLTQVTYNLKTSVRNTIEQKTTTTPVETISFSTILTPGDYIVEAIFSYRGAQSLEQITKSSNLVTIKEDVIIPPPTGDNVATLKFTSSQSWNNGFSAAMELISHSNENYGGKWELSFDSPAAGLSQWQINASKTGNRISITSGSDWSGAPHFNLGPNGSFKIDGINGTGAPFDTKVASNATLNGQPITLIINGETVEGGGTNPEPPVDPPVDPEVPTVNFPERLPLIGATDVEAIYLNGDNTQLLGTVSIPSLDIHTEYAIYVNGFKSATKPVEFTRRSSMVNVSLEVTSLPLLTGNNTVQLVFAGKNASTITYYQTNILTITKESTGSSKKSLIGYWSSWGGNGPTSYIDLEETPTEYDTIVVSFIEHANDYLTPVFDPEASKAVTKAQFKEKVARMKAKGHNVIIAVGGQNGVFHIKSDSDKEIFKNGVINIIEEYGFNGFDVDLEGQSAQNGTSHVVQAIKEIIEYFRAKDPNFIYSMAPEVAYLISTGFGSLYIDLIRETKHLITTIHPQYYNAPGTGVYPFDGSGVAIDCKNQARFIPEFTEALIKGHDGPAWGGQYAQLFPIGPIPEEILAIGLPSGVGAAGTGAINDMNVFVEAWREVQRRGYSNVKGFMTWSIDWDKYHNWQFKNALAPIIK; encoded by the coding sequence ATGAATACTTTAGAAATACAAAATATAAAATCACATTTTACAAATGTTTTAAATCATTATAACAATTTAAAAAAGAGATTTGTTGATGCAGGTAACGAACTTGAATCTTTAAATATCCAATTAATAGAATTAAAAAATAAAATAAATAGCTTAAATATGGAGTCATCTATTATATACTTTTTTGAAATTAAAGAATTACTTTCAAATGTTGAAAAAAATATATTTGATTTAGACGGAGATACTATTCCTCCAGAACCTCCTGTTGATCCAGAAATTATAGTACCTACTATAGGAACTGTTGAATTAACTACTACAGAGAAAAAAGCTTCTGTTGTTACAAAATCAATATCTGATTCTCAAAATAGATTAACTCAGGTTACATATAACTTAAAAACTTCTGTTAGAAATACTATTGAACAAAAAACAACAACTACTCCTGTGGAAACTATTAGTTTCTCTACTATTTTAACTCCAGGAGATTATATTGTTGAGGCTATCTTCTCTTATAGAGGTGCACAATCATTAGAGCAAATAACAAAATCATCAAACTTAGTTACAATTAAAGAAGATGTTATTATTCCTCCACCAACTGGTGACAATGTAGCTACATTAAAATTCACTTCAAGTCAGTCTTGGAACAATGGATTTAGTGCTGCTATGGAATTAATATCTCATTCAAATGAAAACTATGGTGGCAAATGGGAATTAAGTTTTGATTCTCCTGCGGCTGGACTTTCTCAGTGGCAGATTAATGCTTCTAAAACTGGTAATAGAATATCTATAACTTCTGGATCAGATTGGTCTGGTGCTCCTCACTTTAATTTAGGACCTAATGGATCTTTTAAAATTGATGGAATAAATGGTACTGGTGCTCCTTTTGATACTAAAGTTGCTTCTAATGCTACTTTAAACGGACAACCAATAACTCTTATTATAAACGGTGAAACTGTAGAAGGTGGAGGAACAAATCCTGAACCTCCTGTTGATCCACCAGTTGATCCTGAAGTTCCAACTGTAAACTTTCCAGAAAGATTACCTTTAATTGGAGCAACAGATGTAGAGGCAATCTATTTAAATGGAGACAACACTCAACTTTTAGGAACAGTTTCAATTCCATCTTTAGATATTCATACTGAATATGCAATCTATGTTAATGGATTTAAATCTGCTACAAAACCTGTAGAGTTTACAAGAAGATCTTCTATGGTTAATGTTTCACTTGAAGTTACATCACTGCCACTGCTAACTGGAAATAATACTGTTCAATTAGTATTTGCTGGAAAAAATGCTTCAACTATAACATATTACCAAACAAATATACTTACAATAACAAAAGAGTCAACAGGAAGTTCTAAAAAATCTTTAATTGGTTATTGGTCTTCATGGGGAGGAAATGGTCCTACATCATATATCGATCTTGAAGAAACTCCAACTGAATACGATACAATAGTTGTATCTTTTATCGAACATGCTAATGACTACTTAACACCTGTTTTTGATCCAGAAGCAAGTAAAGCTGTTACAAAAGCTCAATTTAAAGAAAAAGTTGCAAGAATGAAAGCCAAAGGACATAATGTTATTATCGCTGTTGGTGGACAAAATGGTGTATTCCATATAAAATCAGATTCAGATAAAGAAATCTTTAAAAATGGTGTTATTAATATCATTGAAGAGTATGGATTTAATGGATTTGACGTAGACCTTGAAGGACAAAGTGCTCAAAATGGAACATCGCATGTTGTTCAAGCTATAAAAGAAATTATTGAATACTTTAGAGCTAAAGATCCTAACTTTATCTATTCTATGGCTCCTGAAGTTGCTTATTTAATAAGCACTGGATTCGGAAGTTTATATATTGATCTTATTAGAGAAACAAAACATTTAATAACAACAATACACCCTCAATACTACAATGCTCCTGGAACTGGTGTTTATCCATTTGATGGTAGTGGAGTAGCTATTGATTGTAAAAATCAAGCTAGATTCATTCCTGAGTTTACTGAAGCTCTTATTAAAGGACACGACGGTCCTGCATGGGGAGGACAATATGCACAACTATTCCCTATTGGTCCTATTCCAGAGGAAATTTTAGCTATTGGATTACCATCTGGTGTTGGAGCCGCTGGAACTGGTGCAATTAACGACATGAATGTTTTTGTTGAAGCTTGGAGAGAAGTTCAAAGAAGAGGATATTCTAATGTCAAAGGATTTATGACTTGGAGTATCGATTGGGATAAATATCACAACTGGCAATTTAAAAATGCTTTAGCACCTATTATTAAATAG
- a CDS encoding glycoside hydrolase family 18 protein, producing the protein MKRTNNDLFPVVDKEQEFQKIYNNTIEKVNFINSKYSTIHNGVACEELDPMIEKMNNFVLNLSRVTKLEEYLSFKLLVQNILKLLGECDHEGTLPPIPELEPTVLSAILKNINKNLTGELTLGENAHLITSVEYELYKNNTRVEKITTNSGSQIANFASNTPGTYQFIAKYYWADKFKQITSNTVIVEEDVVIPPPVEGDFPATLPYSNLWAHTVNTNGNYEITLNNTWGVIDSKLAVYLDGELTEVLATNFTAGNKGSAKNTVSASKYPSNKDLKFVYRVTYVRDEKTNDKVVVYYKSTTGTIEVATPDGGVKYCKYPEWSPEIEYGSPTNKIVFYQGFHFKHTGWATTGESPKLNGDWSPWTKLSVAEESSIACPGNHLMDSAGTKPNAHLEPMNISEVEGLGSPMEKMHITYTPEWGKWGGRKYTPKITPWNKISHMQYAFVDVIPDYTGKFFTDKDDISHLAQSARDAVNGAGNLNVSPNIFDPGAAFSAYGGTNAFMTEYNEMCKKYPYVKPIASLGGWSRSAFFRDAAQSNKIDYFVKRCIDFIREFNFAGIDIDWEFPCSRRDADLVDNKNDLGTPRAADDEEVLFTNLMKALRGALDKAGQEDGKYYFLSCAIVSGKTHIKKSGIGVWHPTCDFISYMTYDVHGAFDPISNHQSYLFQNTSEPLVETNPQDNAMSIKDLIDYVTTTYGVPANKLTVGAPFYSRGWSGIFMPSSGWPTNMPGLYVRTTIDPAASETKGCSAPGTMDGGRGAGVLPLHHLNKLIKGENVSVRTLDMNGPANPHAGTILKGSDFQYYYDEAAQAPYLYNQTAGIFYTFEDERSVETKCQWIVDNNLAGLISWDIAMDDYGIDMHSSEATSAYPTLYQAEHLLTSVIFDKFKANSLRLNYLNKIARR; encoded by the coding sequence ATGAAAAGAACAAATAATGACTTATTTCCTGTTGTAGATAAAGAACAAGAGTTCCAAAAGATATATAACAACACAATAGAAAAAGTTAATTTTATAAATAGCAAGTATTCAACTATTCATAATGGAGTAGCTTGTGAAGAGCTAGATCCAATGATTGAAAAAATGAATAACTTCGTATTAAATCTTAGTAGAGTAACAAAATTAGAAGAGTACCTTTCTTTTAAGTTGTTAGTACAAAATATTTTAAAACTTCTTGGAGAGTGTGATCACGAAGGAACATTACCACCTATTCCAGAGCTAGAACCTACAGTTTTAAGTGCTATTTTAAAAAATATAAATAAAAATTTAACAGGAGAATTAACTTTAGGTGAAAATGCACATCTAATAACTTCTGTTGAGTATGAGTTATATAAAAATAATACAAGAGTAGAGAAAATTACAACTAATTCAGGATCTCAAATTGCAAACTTTGCATCAAATACACCTGGAACATATCAATTTATAGCAAAATATTATTGGGCTGATAAATTTAAACAGATTACATCAAATACAGTTATAGTTGAAGAGGATGTAGTAATACCTCCACCAGTTGAAGGAGATTTCCCAGCAACATTACCATATTCAAATTTGTGGGCACATACAGTTAATACAAATGGAAATTACGAGATAACACTTAATAATACTTGGGGAGTTATTGATAGTAAATTGGCTGTTTACTTAGATGGAGAGTTAACAGAAGTATTAGCGACAAACTTTACAGCAGGAAACAAAGGTTCGGCTAAAAATACAGTGTCAGCTTCTAAATATCCTTCAAACAAAGATTTAAAATTTGTTTACAGAGTTACATATGTAAGAGATGAAAAAACAAATGATAAAGTTGTAGTTTATTATAAGAGTACAACAGGTACAATTGAAGTAGCTACTCCAGATGGAGGAGTAAAATATTGTAAATATCCAGAGTGGAGTCCAGAAATCGAGTACGGATCACCTACAAATAAAATAGTGTTTTATCAAGGATTCCATTTTAAGCATACAGGGTGGGCAACAACAGGAGAATCACCAAAATTAAATGGAGACTGGTCACCATGGACAAAGTTGTCAGTGGCAGAAGAGAGTTCAATTGCTTGTCCTGGAAATCACTTAATGGATTCAGCAGGAACAAAACCAAATGCTCATTTAGAGCCAATGAATATCTCAGAAGTTGAAGGTTTAGGATCTCCAATGGAAAAGATGCATATAACTTATACTCCAGAGTGGGGGAAATGGGGAGGAAGAAAGTATACTCCAAAAATAACTCCATGGAATAAAATATCTCATATGCAATATGCATTCGTAGATGTAATTCCTGATTATACAGGAAAGTTCTTTACAGACAAAGATGATATATCTCATTTAGCTCAATCAGCAAGAGATGCGGTTAATGGTGCAGGAAACTTAAATGTTTCTCCAAATATATTTGATCCAGGTGCAGCATTCTCAGCTTACGGTGGAACAAATGCATTTATGACAGAGTATAACGAAATGTGTAAAAAATATCCATATGTAAAACCAATTGCATCACTAGGTGGATGGTCAAGATCAGCATTCTTTAGAGATGCAGCTCAATCAAATAAAATAGATTACTTCGTTAAGAGATGTATTGATTTTATAAGAGAGTTTAACTTTGCTGGAATAGATATTGACTGGGAATTCCCTTGTTCAAGAAGAGATGCAGACTTAGTTGATAATAAAAATGACTTAGGAACACCAAGAGCAGCTGACGATGAGGAAGTACTATTCACTAACTTAATGAAAGCATTAAGAGGAGCTTTAGATAAAGCAGGACAAGAGGATGGAAAATACTATTTCTTATCATGTGCTATAGTATCAGGAAAAACTCATATTAAAAAGAGTGGAATTGGAGTGTGGCATCCAACTTGTGACTTTATTAGTTACATGACTTACGATGTACATGGAGCATTTGATCCAATATCAAATCACCAATCATATTTATTCCAAAATACAAGTGAGCCATTAGTAGAGACAAATCCACAAGATAACGCAATGTCGATTAAGGATTTAATTGATTATGTAACAACAACTTATGGAGTACCAGCAAATAAATTAACAGTTGGAGCACCGTTTTACTCAAGAGGATGGTCAGGAATATTTATGCCAAGTTCAGGTTGGCCTACAAATATGCCAGGATTATATGTAAGAACAACTATTGATCCAGCTGCAAGTGAAACAAAAGGATGTTCAGCTCCAGGAACAATGGACGGAGGAAGAGGAGCAGGAGTTTTACCTCTACATCATTTAAATAAATTAATTAAAGGGGAAAATGTATCAGTAAGAACTTTAGATATGAATGGTCCAGCTAACCCACACGCAGGAACTATTTTAAAGGGATCAGATTTCCAATACTATTATGATGAGGCCGCTCAAGCACCTTATTTATATAATCAAACTGCAGGAATTTTCTATACATTTGAAGACGAAAGATCAGTTGAAACAAAGTGTCAATGGATTGTAGATAATAACTTAGCAGGATTAATTTCATGGGATATTGCAATGGATGATTATGGTATTGATATGCATAGTTCAGAAGCAACATCAGCTTATCCAACATTATACCAAGCAGAGCACTTATTAACATCAGTAATATTTGATAAGTTCAAAGCAAACTCATTAAGATTAAACTATTTAAATAAAATAGCTAGAAGATAA